GTTCTTCCTTCCCAccagcttctcaggtggctcagtgatagacAAATCTGCCTGACaagcaggagatatggattcaatccctgggtcaggaagatcccctggagaaagaaatggcaacccactccagtattcttgcttgggaaatcccatggacagaggagcctggtgggcttcagtccatgggatcgcaaaagagttggacatgaattagcaaataaacaacaatagcaatgaTTGGGGCAGAAGTTACACTCAGCAACCTCAAAGTACTGCTGCATAAATTTTGTGTGGGTTCAGGAATTCATTTAGATGTGCAGTAGGCTCACTAATTTcccaagttttccatttttgccagattcctcccctcctctgcacTCAGATTAGAAGTCAACTAGAAACATGCAGGAATGTATAATTCTTCCATTCTGCTTGTCAttgtttcagttgctaagccctgtcctactcttttccactccatggaccgcagcacatcaggctcctctgtcctccgctctCTCCCAGCATTTGCCCGAATTCCTGCCCATGcagtcagtgatgccgtctaaccaCCTCGTCCTCCGCTGCCCCTTCCTCCtttcattgttgttgctgttcagtcactacgtcgtgtccgactctttgtgaccccatggactgcagcacaccaggcttccctgtccttcactgtttcccggagcttgctcaagctcatgtctattgagtcagtggtgccatctaaccatctcattctctgttgtccccctttcctcttgccctcattgtcccccagcatcagggtcttttccagtgagtcacctcttcgcatcaggtggccaaagtattggagcttcagcttcagtcctttcaatgaatattcagacttgatttcctttaggattgacaggtttgatccctttgtggtccaaaggactcttgagtcttctccaacaccacaattcaaaagtgtcagttctttggtgctcagccttccttttggtctaactctcaaatccatacatgactactggaaaagccatagctttgactagacatagcttttgtagcaaagtaatgtctgctttttaacaggctgtctagttttatcatagcttttccCATTCTCATTATCTCACATTTAAATTTCTAACTGCTCTGTTACCTGCCCCAAGCTAAATCCACCATTTCTGGCTAGTGAAACTCTGGGCTGTCATTACTTAAGCTGGGAGGAATGGACACACCTTCAAGCAAGAAGTCAATAAATTCATCGTTCTTGGTAAAATTCAGTTGCCCATGAGTAAACACTTCTAATTTTGTGCTTGTGTTTGATCGTtgttcagttgtttttaaaatcactttgtgcagtttcttgtctgttttctttggaGGTGAATTGCCTGAGCTTCTCATGCAGCCATACCAGAAGCAGAAATGAATActtgaaaatgaaaagttaatgcCTTCACATGGTTGAAAATACAGTAAATATGTAGAGTACAGTGAAAAGTCTCCTTTTCAAATGTGCCTCCCTTAGCCTTCTTGGAAAGGAatcaataaatatcaataaattagTATATATCCCTCtagagatattttatatatatgtgtatatgtatatatatgtacacacacacacactagcatTTGtgacatgtattcattctctcctttttttcacaAGTTTCTCTGcctatttcttttcttactgGAAAGTTTTGCATCCATATATAAAgacatttgttttgtgttttttgtttggaCTGTGGTGGGTCTCTGTGTCTGTGCAGGGGCTTTCTGTAGGTGCAGTGTGAGGGCTTTtcactggggtggcttctcttcttgcagagcactggctctagggcttgaggcttcagtagctgtggtgcacgggcgtGCTTGCCCCGCagcatggaatcttcccagaccaagggtcAAACTCGtgcccctgtgttggcaggtggacactaaaccactggaccaccagggaagtcctaatgatatttcttaattttatgtctgttttacctaatacacacacatgcacacacacacacacgcacacacacacactcacacacacacacacacaatgtatataATGTTTTGTATGTTCAGTgcttacatttagattttaaaaatcttttgttattataaaaatgcttcacataataaaataatagctaaatTAATTGTATATTTCTATGTAACTGTGTATCCAAATTTAGCTACTTAAAACAGCTTCCATGAATCAGAAGTGTCCATGAACCAGCAATTTCCATGAATCAGTTGGCGTGGTTCCAGCTGAGAGTCTCAGGAGCCCAGTGTCCAGGGCCTGGCATCTGCCCAGGCTAGAGAACCCGGCCCCGCAGGGCAGCGACCACCAGTCCGCACTGTTGTGGGCAGGGCTCTCAGCCCCTTGGCTGCATTGGTCTCTCCTTAGGGCTGCTTCGGGGTCTTCAGATGCTGGCTTTCCCAAAGTGACTGAGCCCAGAGAGAGAGTAAAGTGAAACCCACAATGCCTCCTGTGAACTAAGCTCAGAAAATACACTTCATCCTTCTTACAGTGTTTTGGTGATTAACCACATTCAATGTGGGAGGAGGTAACGTgtgtgctaagtgacttcagtcctgtctgactctttgcgaccccctagggactgtagcctgccaggctcccctgtccatgggattctccaggcaggagtactggagtgggattccgtgtcctcctcctggggatcttcccaacccaggggttgcaCCTccagttcctgcattggcagggggttctccaccacgagcaccacctgggaagtccagtgaGTGCttggcttagctgctcagtcgtgtccgactctgcaactgcacagactgtggcccgccaggctcctctgtccatggggattctccaggcaagaatactggagtgggtggcctttcccttctccaggggatcttcccaagccagggattgagcccaggtcgcacacattgcaggagaattctttaccatctgagccaccagggaagcccaagaatgctggctgctgctgctgcggcagctcagtcgcttcagtcatgtccgactctctgcaaccccatagacagcagcccaccaggctcccccgtccctgggattctccaggcaagaatcctggattgggttgccatttccttctccaatgcatgaaagtgaaaagtgaaagtgaagtcactcagtcgtgtctgactcctagagaccccatggactgcagccttaccaggctcctccatcaagaatactggagtgggtagcatatcccttctctaggggatcttcccaacccaggaattgaaccagggtctcctacattgcaggcggattctttacccctgagccactagggaagctccacTGAGTCCTTATCAGGTACCAACTtcaaggagaaggagggaggagactACACCAGGGAGTAAATACCATGAAGTAAAACTCATGTCCGAAGCTGGCTGAAACAATATGCATGTCTCTTTTTCTAAACCTATAGCTCTCTATTGCCATATCTGTTTTGTATCTGCCTATCCAACTATGTAAATTTTTTGCTCATGTATAAGGATATGTTCCTAGATGTTATTACTACATCAAATGGTATgtgcatttgtaattttgttgGACATTGCCAAGATGCTCTCCGTAGGGTCCAACTTACTCACTTCCTAATGAGTAGTCTTGCTTAAATTTCTAGTCTCTTAACTTTATTGGGTTATTTTACACTGTTAGAGTTTGTCATACTTCCTATGAAGTATTGAAGCCTCTAAAACTGCAACTGTTAGGTTTAAGGGAAAAATTTACAGTAATGAAGCTATGTGTGAATTGCAGCTTTCTTAGCAATATATGGCACCTGAATAAATAATGAGTTGCATTTTGATCAGAGGAAAATTTAAGCTGTTTTTGTCAGAGAATTCCAAGACTGTCCTTCCAGGCTGTAGTTCTCAAAATGTGTTCACAGAGCACATGTCCTCTGAGAGTTTCCACAAGCAGAAGACAGAAAACATATTTAGGAAATATGAAGACTCACAAAGCACATTAGTAAACTAACAATTCTGTGAAGTCTTTCGGAAATTAAATCTACTCAATTTAATATTTCTCAAGGTTTCTTGACAACgagaccttttatttttaacataatataTATTGCAACAATATTGCATACGGTTTCCAATGGAACATGTTATGTGGAATTTTCTGACAAggcattcatttcttttcctttttaaaaaaattgcaatgaaattcacatatcataaaacttattattttaaaatggacagTTCTGTGGTTCTTAGCATATTAACAAAGTTGTGCAATGATCACCACTTTCTGAttccagaatatttccatcaccctcAAAGAAACTCCATGCTTACATAGTTTCACTCTATCCCCACCACCCTCCTGTCTCCATCAGATCTGGAAATCACTGATatgtttctgtctctgtgaatctgTCTTTTTTTGACAATTCATATagatgatggagaaggcaatggcaccccactccagtactcttgcctggaaaatcccatggacgaaggagcctggtgggctgcagtccatggggttgcgaagagtcagacatgactgagcgacttcactttaacttttcactttcatgcactggagaaggaaatggcaacccactccagtgttcttgcctggagaatcccagggacggcggggcctggtgggctgccgtctatggggtcacacagagtcggacacgactgaagggacctagcagcaacagcagcagcagcatgtagaTGGAACCATGCAATATATTGTTTTTAGAGTTTGGCTTCTTCTACTTTGCACAATGTTTGCAAGGTTCATTCATGTATCAGTACttaattcctttgtttttttatttagaaagcttTGCTATTTTGCATCGAGAGAACTGAAACTTCATTAAACAAATCAGAATTGTGTATAAAACAATAGTGATTTTGTGCTAAGCCTTCAGCAGCAGATTTGTGTTGaaatatttcatcttcattttgatTCAGAGCTTTTGGGCTTTTAGGTTGCTGTTCCTTCAAATATGTGGTTTAGGTACAAATGTTTGCAGATGTTCCAAGCTtgatttattaaaatagtttcaGTACAAATCCCTTATGCAATTAAATGCCTATTCATGTGTTCTTTTCACAGTGAAATGTTGTTAACAAATAGTTCTAATATAATAGCATAACGGTTAAGGGAAAACTTGGGTGCAAGTGGCTAATAGTTACAAGCTGGTGTAAGTTTACAAAAAAgagcatgtatttttttaaactctgattaAAATGCAGTGTGTGTACTTTGTGAAAAATTTGGAAAAGTACAAGCAgtatatattacttttaattCCAATACCCTACGATAAGAACTCTTAATAATTTGCCATTTTTTCCAATGTTCTTATTGTTATTAATCTTAAAAGTTCAGGAATTTCACCCCAATTTGTCCTAATGAGCGTCTCTTTTCATGAATTTTGCTTATTGGTTTCCTGAATAGCTTCCCATCACACGTAGGAAAGAATCAGTGCCAGCAGCAATGGGAGCAGCAGTACAGTTGTCACACTTGTTCGCTTTGATGTAAATAATTTGCTTAAAATGTTGATATTAATTTGTTTTAGTTTGTATTGCATCTTTGAGTTTTGagatcattttaaccatttaaaacagaaaacttttaaaacaaaaaataatttgtgtGATTTACAcaatctacttctactttattttttaaaatcctttagtCCATTGATGTCCATAGAACACATATTTTGTGGAAATCTTGATTataactgtggtgtttgagaagactcttgagagtcccctggactgcaaggagatccaaccggtccatcctaaggagatcagtcctgggtgttcattggaaggactgatcctgaagctgaaactccaatactttggccacctgatgctgaaactccaatactttggccacctgatgcgaagagctgactatttgaaaagaccctgatgctgggaaaggctgagggcaggaggagaaggggacaacagaggatgagatagatggctggatggcatcaccaactcaatggacatgggtttgggtagactcctggagttgatgatggacagggcagcctggcatgctgcggttcatagggtcacagagtcggacacaactgagcaactgaactcaactgaactgattataacATATTCATTTGTGactttactgaaatatatttaatgaaaatatattccatgttaTAAGTATAAAGCATTTGATGAATTATGGATTTTATTTCTTATCTAAATAGAGTACACAGACatctaaaataaaagttaaatttgaTACTTTGGCAATTTGCAAATTCTCAGTCAATAAGTGCTTTAAACTTACATAATTCAAAAAATTGTCAATGTGGCAATATACTTGCCCAAATATGAAGATAGATTACATGCTATTCAATACAGTATTTAATGCagtgttgtgttgttcagtcgctcagtcatgtctgactctttgcgaccccatggactgtagcacgccaggcttccctgtccttcgctatcacctggagcttgctcaaactcatgtccatcgagtcagtgatgccttccagccatctcatcctctgtcgtccctttctcctcctgcccccaatccttcccagaatcagggtcttttccaaagagtcagctccttgcatcaggtggccagagtattggagctttgtaTGTAAAtattccagtgaacactcaggactgatctcctttaggatggactggtttgatccttgctgtccaaggcactctcaagagtcttcttcaacaccacagttcagaagcatcaaagaactgatgctaaataTTTAGACATAGGGCTGCAGGCATGTATTTAtgtgatgggatggggagaaaaGTGAAGAAGTCAAATTGCTTTTAAGCCTTTTCTAGGAGATTTCCTATAACAAAGTGGCTACTAGTGTCTGGTGAAAGTGGTTCTGGCTGATGCAGAGATGAAAAcgtggaagaattgatgtgtatgtgtgttaccCCCTGGTTCTGTCTGGGCCCTTTCACCctctttttcaaaatagaaacagTGTTGAGCGTACATGCATATCAGTCATTCTTATGCACTGCTCTGATCACTGCTACAACTTGGCCTCTCTCCACATGTTTATTGAGAAGACACCTGGGGAAGGTAACAGATCGAAGCACCAGGCGCTTCAGAGCTCCCACTTTAAGCTGGAGGAGTCCTTTCTAATTTAGTTTCTATTATCCCCACATTTATAATGTTACATTTCTTTCTTAAACAGATCGAttatgttttggctgtgctgggtctttgttgctgctctggcttttcttcagttgtggtgagcgggggtgGGGGCCCCCTTCAGGTGTGGTGACTGCGTGGTGACGGCCCTTCCTGTGGTGACTGACTGGTGGCGGCCGCTCCTGTGGTGACTGACTGGTGGTGTTCCCTCCGGTGGCGGCCGCTCCTGTGGTGACTGAACGGTGCTGTCCCCTCCAGGGGCGGCCCCTCCTGTGGTGACTGAACGGTGCTGTCCCCTCCAGGGGCGGCCCCTCCTGTGGTGACTGACTGGTGGCGGCCGCTCCTGTGGTGACTGAACGGCGCTGTCCCCTCCAGGGGCAGCCCCTCCTGTGGTGACTGAATGGTGGTGTTCCCTCTGGTCGCGGCCCCTCCTGTGGTGACTGCGTGGTGGCGGCCCCTCCTGTGGTGACTGACTGGTGGAGGCCGCTCCTGTGGTGACTGAACGGTGCTGTTCCCTCTGGTGGCGGCCCCTCCTGTGGTGACTGACTGATGGTGTTCCCTCCGGTGGTGGCTGCTCCTGTGGTGACTGAACGTGCTGTTCCCTCTGGTGGCGGCCGCTTCTGTGGTGACTGAACGGTGCTGTCCCCTCCAGGAGCGGCCCCTCCTGTGGTGACTGAATGGTGGTGTTCCCTCTGGTGGCGGCCCCTCCTGTGGTGACTGACTGGTGGTATTCCTTCGGGTGGTGGCCGCTCCTGTGGTGACTGACTGGTGGTGGCCACTCCTGTGGCGGCCGCTCTGGTggcggctcctcttgttgcagagcacaggctcgagggcACTCCGGCTTCAGTAGCTGAAGCAGGTGGGCCCAGTAGTTGCGACTCCCAGGCCCTAGAgctcagactcagtagttgtggcctcagcatgtggcatcttccaggatcagggatggaacgcgtgtctcctgcattggcaggcagattctttatcactgagacaccagggaagcccttacatttTTTGAGTTTACCTGCTTCTTCATCCTGTTTTACCTAGGCCTTCTCTAGTCTGAGGCAGAATGACTGTGCTACATGTGAATAGTCACACACTTAGGGTTTAAATgaatacagatggttaacaagtTAATGACAATTATACCGAAAGTGCACTTCCATTATGTTTTCATCTGTCTAATGGTGATTTTAAGAATCTAAATATGTTTAAGGAAAATTTCCATGGCGtgtttgattaattttattttaatcactgtTATCATAATTTAAACAAATTGATGAGTCTGTGAGAGATATCCTTCCAGGAGGTTATCAAAGGATCTTTACATACAAGTTTAAAAGTGGTTTTATACCATTTGGGTgttaatgttttatctttttaaagtagtACTCCATATATGTCAGCCCTAGGGAATTTCTTGCTTCTGTGTATCCAATCCAAGACtgatttgtctttaaaatttgaGCTCTAGCTTGTAGGCAGTAGCCACAAATGAACTGATTCCTTCCATCATAGCTTTGCATGCTCATCATCCTAGTCCATAAACTTTAGTCTATGCAATTAACACATGTGGCAATCCTCTGGACTGGGTGTCAAGGCTGCTGTGGCTACACCTACATAGGGTTTCACGTCTGATGAAAGACATCATGTGTATGTGAAGGCTAaggctccagtcatgtccaactcattgtgacctcatggac
This genomic interval from Cervus canadensis isolate Bull #8, Minnesota chromosome 10, ASM1932006v1, whole genome shotgun sequence contains the following:
- the LOC122448949 gene encoding proline-rich proteoglycan 2-like, producing the protein MKKQLLKPECPRACALQQEEPPPERPPQEWPPPVSHHRSGHHPKEYHQSVTTGGAATRGNTTIQSPQEGPLLEGTAPFSHHRSGRHQREQHVQSPQEQPPPEGTPSVSHHRRGRHQREQHRSVTTGAASTSQSPQEGPPPRSHHRRGRDQREHHHSVTTGGAAPGGDSAVQSPQERPPPVSHHRRGRPWRGQHRSVTTGGAAPGGDSTVQSPQERPPPEGTPPVSHHRSGRHQSVTTGRAVTTQSPHLKGAPTPAHHN